A stretch of the Deltaproteobacteria bacterium genome encodes the following:
- a CDS encoding sigma-70 family RNA polymerase sigma factor, protein MSLLEQAAPQRGRELDQITLARARRGDRSAQADLVTHYGPQIYALVGRLMVSQPSQVDDLAQDTLIKVLGALPHFDPQGPARLSTWILTVATRTCLDVLRRRRRVEPLVDEPEGTSASPERTATDRQLARKVMRAMAELPDEQRAVLVLRAYHDWDYDEIGTALKLEPGTVKSRLSRARQALRQALGGPEDAL, encoded by the coding sequence GTGTCCCTTCTCGAACAGGCCGCACCGCAGCGAGGCCGAGAGCTGGACCAGATCACGCTGGCCCGGGCGCGGCGCGGGGACCGGAGCGCTCAAGCGGATCTGGTGACCCACTACGGGCCGCAGATCTACGCCCTCGTCGGGCGGCTGATGGTCAGCCAGCCCAGCCAGGTGGACGACCTGGCGCAGGACACGCTGATCAAGGTGCTGGGGGCGCTGCCCCACTTCGACCCGCAGGGGCCGGCGCGCCTCTCCACGTGGATCCTGACGGTCGCAACGCGGACCTGCCTGGACGTGCTCCGTCGTCGGCGGCGCGTGGAGCCCCTCGTGGACGAGCCAGAGGGAACGAGCGCTTCCCCCGAGCGCACAGCGACGGACCGCCAGCTTGCGCGGAAGGTGATGCGCGCGATGGCCGAGCTCCCCGACGAGCAGCGTGCGGTGCTGGTCCTGCGCGCCTACCACGACTGGGACTACGACGAGATCGGGACCGCGCTCAAGCTCGAGCCCGGGACCGTGAAGTCGCGCCTCTCGCGGGCGCGGCAGGCTCTCCGACAGGCGCTCGGTGGGCCGGAGGACGCACTATGA
- a CDS encoding FecR domain-containing protein encodes MREPHDPETPSPEERRWLEAWPAREAPPDLAEQVLARATRPSGRSRRLALLVGAVAAAGLVAGWWVLLAGSELQGELRSEERTTLRLGRRAVVVAEAGTAFSYRVRRSGAARVVQSAGNAFYRVEPGGPFEVETPAGLVQVLGTCFRVEVHPMKAHRAGLAGAAAGAALATVVVVSVYEGKVLTASPRGSLRLAAGEVGKLDGTRAPERLDGEAAAINNAARGGATAGVRRNDAPPGSLVEQHQRLAGEAERLRAQVKTLEGQLQQAKGPGKDPYRAFDLSKEELVGMAKKCELRWDTPPLGAEPSTASEETVRELGLTDQEKAAVNQVFAGNHRRTLQDLRKLYVEVTGDAKGSDTLSPRALMEEIDDKSTKQELKQVFQKLARERAGLQAPPAELSGTTALERLYRLLTSMGDRVERELGGQIGPDLARRYRELRGGFGSRSRSSNGCP; translated from the coding sequence ATGAGGGAGCCGCACGATCCCGAGACCCCGTCCCCCGAGGAGCGCCGCTGGCTCGAGGCGTGGCCCGCGAGAGAAGCCCCGCCCGACCTGGCGGAGCAGGTGCTCGCGCGGGCGACACGCCCCTCCGGCCGGAGCCGGCGGCTGGCCCTGCTGGTCGGTGCCGTCGCGGCGGCGGGCCTCGTCGCCGGGTGGTGGGTCCTCCTCGCCGGCTCGGAGCTCCAGGGAGAGCTCCGGAGCGAGGAGCGCACCACGCTCCGCCTCGGTCGGCGCGCCGTCGTCGTAGCGGAGGCGGGAACCGCGTTCAGCTACCGCGTGCGCCGTTCGGGAGCCGCGCGCGTGGTGCAGTCGGCGGGGAACGCCTTCTATCGTGTCGAGCCGGGCGGACCGTTCGAGGTCGAGACGCCGGCCGGCCTGGTCCAGGTGCTCGGCACCTGTTTTCGCGTGGAGGTACATCCGATGAAAGCCCATCGCGCAGGACTCGCAGGGGCGGCGGCCGGCGCCGCGCTCGCCACGGTGGTCGTCGTCTCGGTCTACGAGGGCAAGGTGCTCACGGCCTCGCCCCGCGGCTCGCTCCGTCTGGCGGCAGGAGAGGTCGGCAAGCTGGACGGCACGCGGGCGCCGGAGCGGCTGGACGGCGAAGCGGCCGCGATAAACAACGCAGCCCGAGGCGGCGCGACGGCAGGGGTGCGACGAAACGACGCACCTCCCGGGAGCCTCGTCGAGCAGCACCAGCGTCTGGCCGGGGAGGCCGAGCGGCTTCGCGCGCAGGTCAAGACGCTCGAGGGCCAGCTCCAGCAGGCCAAGGGCCCGGGGAAGGACCCCTACCGCGCGTTCGATCTGTCGAAGGAGGAGCTCGTCGGCATGGCCAAGAAGTGCGAGCTCCGGTGGGACACCCCGCCGCTCGGCGCGGAGCCCTCGACCGCCTCGGAGGAGACCGTGCGCGAGCTCGGCTTGACCGACCAGGAGAAGGCCGCCGTCAATCAGGTCTTCGCCGGCAATCACCGGCGAACCCTGCAGGACCTGCGCAAGCTCTACGTCGAGGTGACGGGAGACGCGAAGGGCTCCGACACGCTTTCGCCCCGCGCCCTGATGGAAGAAATCGACGACAAGTCCACCAAACAGGAGCTGAAGCAGGTCTTCCAGAAGCTGGCTCGCGAGCGCGCGGGGCTCCAGGCGCCGCCGGCCGAGCTCTCGGGCACCACCGCCCTCGAGCGGCTGTATCGGCTGCTCACCAGCATGGGGGACCGGGTGGAACGCGAGCTGGGGGGTCAGATCGGTCCGGACCTGGCACGACGCTACCGGGAGCTGCGCGGCGGCTTCGGCAGCCGCTCCCGGAGCTCGAACGGCTGTCCCTGA
- a CDS encoding response regulator, whose amino-acid sequence MARIYSSRKIGHLVGADPSSVNRWIDSGRLKAFRTPGGHRRVLYPDLLKFLDECGMPVPDELRSERRSVLLVDEDDGAIKTLKRALTRSERSIEVHSCTSGIEALIHIGAKRPDVVVLEVAMPGLDGVEVCKRLKASSTTQDVAVILVTERPAAGLEKRALQAGAMAFLEKPVKPAVLLDYIGKVPRPAVARG is encoded by the coding sequence ATGGCACGTATCTATTCATCGCGTAAGATCGGTCACCTCGTCGGCGCCGATCCGTCCAGCGTGAACCGCTGGATCGACTCGGGCCGTCTCAAGGCCTTTCGCACCCCCGGCGGACATCGGCGGGTGCTCTACCCCGACCTCCTCAAGTTCCTCGACGAGTGCGGCATGCCCGTCCCCGACGAGCTCCGCTCCGAGCGGCGCAGCGTGCTCCTCGTGGACGAGGATGACGGGGCGATCAAGACGCTCAAGCGCGCCCTCACGCGCTCCGAACGCTCGATCGAGGTGCACTCCTGCACCTCGGGGATCGAAGCGCTGATCCACATCGGCGCGAAGCGCCCCGACGTGGTGGTCCTCGAGGTGGCGATGCCCGGGCTCGACGGCGTCGAGGTCTGCAAGCGCCTCAAGGCCAGCAGCACGACCCAGGACGTGGCCGTGATCCTGGTCACCGAGCGACCCGCCGCGGGCCTCGAGAAGCGGGCCCTACAGGCGGGGGCCATGGCCTTTCTCGAGAAGCCCGTCAAGCCGGCGGTGCTCCTCGACTACATCGGCAAGGTTCCGCGCCCCGCCGTGGCGCGCGGGTAG
- a CDS encoding 2-oxo acid dehydrogenase subunit E2, with protein sequence MPNIDLEAQDRVSAFRRVAIGTWRTTHDPQIYGGLTLRMEEALRYIEAFREATGKRLTVTHLVGKAVAMALAEVPGANVLLRFNRPYRRRRVHVFFSVMLPKGDGGDADLSGVRLEDVDRKSLVELVDELDTHLLRVRSGKDEVLERSRSAFSRIPYPLLNAAIDFISLACYGLNLDLSRLGIPNDPFGSVVVTNIGSLGLDEGYAPLIPYCRAPILVAVGAVGDTPVVQNGKVRPAKTMRVQATLDHRLIDGAHAAALARVLRAWLEQPFQHFDALGTPSRPVTRIR encoded by the coding sequence ATGCCCAACATCGACCTGGAAGCGCAGGACCGCGTCTCGGCCTTCCGACGCGTGGCCATCGGCACGTGGCGCACGACCCACGACCCGCAGATCTACGGCGGCCTCACGCTGCGCATGGAAGAGGCGCTGCGCTACATCGAGGCCTTCCGCGAGGCCACCGGCAAGCGCCTCACCGTCACCCATCTCGTGGGCAAAGCGGTCGCGATGGCGCTGGCCGAGGTGCCGGGGGCGAACGTGCTCCTGCGCTTCAACCGGCCCTACCGGCGTCGCCGCGTGCACGTCTTCTTCTCCGTGATGCTCCCGAAGGGGGATGGCGGCGACGCGGACCTCTCCGGCGTGCGCCTCGAGGACGTGGACCGCAAGAGCCTCGTCGAGCTGGTGGACGAGCTCGACACGCACCTTCTGCGCGTGCGCAGCGGCAAGGACGAGGTGCTCGAGCGCTCGCGCAGCGCCTTCTCGCGCATTCCCTATCCCCTGCTCAACGCGGCCATCGACTTCATCTCGCTCGCCTGCTACGGGCTGAACCTGGACCTGAGCCGCCTCGGCATCCCGAACGACCCCTTCGGCTCGGTGGTGGTGACGAACATCGGCTCCCTCGGCCTCGACGAAGGCTACGCCCCGCTCATCCCGTACTGCCGCGCGCCGATCCTCGTGGCGGTCGGCGCGGTGGGGGACACGCCCGTCGTGCAGAACGGGAAGGTGCGCCCCGCCAAGACCATGCGCGTGCAGGCCACGCTCGACCACCGGCTCATCGACGGGGCGCACGCCGCGGCGCTGGCCCGTGTGCTGCGCGCGTGGCTCGAGCAGCCCTTCCAGCACTTCGACGCTCTCGGTACGCCCTCGCGACCGGTGACCCGCATCCGCTGA
- a CDS encoding acetylornithine transaminase, whose protein sequence is MNLQEIIDATSRYIIPTYGRLPVAFERGEGCRLWDTEGKEYLDLLSGIAVMGAGHSHPVIVAAIREQAGRLMHVSNLYHNELQARLARELHRLSGGMRAFFCNSGTEANEGAIKLARRWGNERRGGRYEILAARGSFHGRTFGALTATGQDRFHRGFAPLLPGIRWVEYDDLPALRAAVSEQTCAVLLEPIQGEGGVRVPAAGYLRGVRELCDELGLLLLLDEVQTGMGRTGKTFAFEHEGIRPDIVSLAKTLGAGFPIGATLAREELATAFPPGWHASTFGGNFLACAASLAYVGLLEGGLTENAARSGAYLKGELERLAREQPLIKDVRGQGLLLGVELSQPLAAKVEEACRGATPVGLILNALGDRVLRLEPPLVIGPAELDQAVAILGRVLARVAA, encoded by the coding sequence GTGAACCTGCAAGAGATCATCGACGCTACCAGCCGCTACATCATCCCGACCTACGGACGGCTCCCCGTGGCTTTCGAGCGCGGCGAGGGCTGTCGCCTCTGGGACACCGAGGGGAAGGAGTACCTGGACCTGCTCTCCGGCATCGCCGTGATGGGGGCCGGGCACAGCCACCCGGTCATCGTGGCGGCGATCCGCGAGCAGGCCGGGCGGCTCATGCACGTGAGCAACCTCTACCACAACGAGCTGCAGGCGCGGCTCGCGCGGGAGCTCCACCGCCTGAGCGGCGGGATGCGGGCCTTCTTCTGCAACAGCGGGACGGAGGCCAACGAAGGCGCGATCAAGCTGGCGCGGCGCTGGGGGAACGAGCGTCGCGGAGGACGCTACGAGATCCTCGCCGCGCGGGGGAGCTTCCACGGGCGGACCTTCGGGGCCCTGACCGCCACGGGGCAGGACCGCTTCCATCGGGGCTTCGCGCCGCTCCTGCCGGGCATCCGCTGGGTGGAGTACGACGATCTGCCGGCGCTGCGCGCGGCGGTGAGCGAGCAGACCTGCGCCGTGCTGCTCGAACCGATTCAGGGGGAAGGGGGGGTCAGGGTGCCGGCGGCCGGCTACCTCCGGGGAGTGCGCGAGCTCTGCGACGAGCTCGGGCTGCTGCTGCTGCTCGACGAGGTGCAGACGGGGATGGGGCGCACGGGCAAGACCTTCGCCTTCGAGCACGAGGGCATTCGCCCGGACATCGTGTCGCTGGCCAAGACGCTGGGCGCCGGCTTTCCGATCGGCGCCACGCTGGCGCGCGAGGAGCTCGCGACGGCCTTTCCGCCGGGCTGGCACGCCTCCACCTTCGGCGGCAACTTCCTGGCCTGCGCGGCGTCGCTGGCCTACGTGGGGTTGCTCGAGGGGGGGCTCACCGAGAACGCCGCGCGGAGCGGCGCGTACCTGAAGGGGGAGCTCGAGCGCCTCGCGCGCGAGCAGCCGCTGATCAAGGACGTGCGCGGGCAGGGGCTGCTCCTCGGGGTGGAGCTCTCGCAGCCGCTCGCGGCGAAGGTCGAGGAGGCCTGCCGCGGCGCGACGCCGGTGGGTCTCATCCTGAACGCCCTCGGCGACCGCGTCCTGCGCCTCGAGCCGCCGCTGGTCATCGGCCCGGCCGAGCTCGACCAGGCGGTCGCGATCCTCGGGCGCGTCCTCGCCCGGGTGGCCGCGTAG
- the argB gene encoding acetylglutamate kinase, with product MEMLQQRAQVLVEALPYIREFYGKTIVVKYGGHAMVDDALKREVIRDLVLLHFVGITPILVHGGGPEITDMMKRMGKESEFVQGLRVTDAETAEIAQMVLVGKIQQELVQLVRAEGVAAVGLSGKDGDLLAVRRMGQRGPEGTDLGFVGEIQHVNPGILHTLIAGRYLPVVSCIGGDPKGNTLNLNGDHCAGKLAQALGCAKLIMMTDVQGILRDPKDPSTLIPELTVAQARELIANKVVDKGMIPKVEACLWALEGGVKKAHIINGAVLHCLLMELFTRQGIGTMIVGTGERRA from the coding sequence ATGGAGATGCTGCAGCAGCGGGCCCAGGTCCTCGTCGAGGCCTTGCCCTACATCCGCGAGTTCTACGGCAAGACCATCGTCGTGAAGTACGGCGGTCACGCCATGGTGGACGACGCGCTCAAGCGCGAGGTGATCCGCGACCTGGTGCTGCTGCACTTCGTCGGGATCACGCCCATCCTGGTCCACGGGGGCGGCCCCGAGATCACCGACATGATGAAGCGCATGGGCAAGGAGTCCGAGTTCGTGCAAGGGCTGCGCGTCACCGACGCCGAGACGGCGGAGATCGCGCAGATGGTGCTGGTGGGGAAGATCCAGCAGGAGCTGGTGCAGCTCGTGCGCGCGGAGGGCGTGGCGGCGGTCGGGCTCTCGGGCAAGGACGGAGACCTGCTCGCCGTGCGGCGCATGGGCCAGCGCGGACCGGAGGGGACCGACCTCGGCTTCGTCGGGGAGATCCAGCACGTCAACCCGGGGATCCTGCACACGCTGATCGCCGGGCGCTACCTGCCCGTGGTGAGCTGCATCGGCGGCGACCCGAAGGGCAACACGCTCAACCTGAACGGGGACCACTGCGCGGGGAAGCTCGCCCAGGCGCTCGGCTGCGCGAAGCTGATCATGATGACCGACGTACAAGGGATTCTGCGCGACCCGAAGGACCCGAGCACGCTCATCCCCGAGCTGACGGTGGCGCAGGCGCGGGAGCTGATCGCGAACAAGGTGGTGGACAAGGGAATGATCCCCAAGGTAGAGGCCTGCCTCTGGGCCCTCGAGGGGGGCGTGAAGAAGGCGCACATCATCAACGGAGCGGTGCTGCACTGTCTGCTCATGGAGCTCTTCACCAGGCAAGGCATCGGCACCATGATCGTCGGAACCGGAGAGCGACGCGCGTGA
- the argJ gene encoding bifunctional glutamate N-acetyltransferase/amino-acid acetyltransferase ArgJ has protein sequence MAKARPADAGTVTSPKGFLAAGVQCGLKASGKKDLALLVSETPCAAAGVFTSNQVRAAPVRVCQEHLRRRGRAIRAVVVNAGVANACTGEPGLANARAMTEVVGRALELEPSAVLVASTGVIGPQLPMEKVTAGIWLAVQQLSPRGGPDAGQAIMTTDSRAKHGSVQVTVGGKRVTIGGICKGAGMIAPNMATMLCFLTSDVAATPAVLKQALKAAVARSFNSITVDGDQSTNDTVLVLANGQAGNRPLAEAKGADYARFLEGLTQLAQQLAREIVRDGEGATKVMAITVRDARTEAEAKRVGLSIANSNLVKCAMFGNDPNWGRIAAAVGYAPVKVRPEKLSIWLGPLRVVHQGTPAAFDQQAAHELLKQSETIEVTVSLGLGKAEWTVWGSDLTYDYVRINAEYRT, from the coding sequence ATGGCCAAAGCACGTCCAGCCGACGCGGGGACGGTCACCAGCCCGAAAGGATTTCTCGCGGCCGGGGTGCAGTGCGGCCTCAAGGCGAGCGGCAAGAAGGACCTGGCGTTGCTCGTGAGCGAGACGCCGTGCGCCGCGGCGGGGGTCTTCACGTCGAATCAGGTGCGGGCCGCGCCGGTGCGGGTTTGCCAGGAGCACCTGCGACGGCGAGGACGCGCGATCCGGGCGGTGGTGGTGAACGCCGGCGTGGCCAACGCGTGCACGGGCGAGCCGGGGCTGGCGAACGCCCGTGCGATGACCGAGGTGGTGGGGCGCGCGCTGGAGCTCGAGCCCTCCGCGGTGCTCGTGGCCTCGACGGGGGTGATCGGGCCGCAGCTCCCGATGGAGAAGGTGACGGCCGGGATCTGGCTCGCGGTGCAGCAGCTCAGCCCGCGGGGCGGTCCCGACGCCGGCCAGGCGATCATGACCACCGACAGCCGGGCCAAGCACGGCTCGGTCCAGGTGACCGTGGGTGGCAAGCGCGTCACGATCGGCGGCATCTGCAAGGGGGCGGGGATGATCGCCCCCAACATGGCCACCATGCTCTGCTTCCTCACGAGCGACGTCGCGGCCACCCCGGCGGTGCTGAAGCAGGCGCTGAAGGCGGCGGTGGCGCGCTCGTTCAACTCGATCACCGTGGACGGAGACCAGTCCACGAACGACACGGTGCTGGTCCTCGCGAACGGGCAGGCGGGTAACCGGCCGCTCGCGGAGGCCAAGGGCGCCGACTACGCGCGCTTCCTCGAGGGACTCACGCAGCTCGCGCAGCAGCTCGCCCGCGAGATCGTGCGCGACGGCGAAGGAGCGACGAAGGTCATGGCTATCACCGTGCGCGACGCGCGGACCGAGGCCGAGGCCAAGCGCGTGGGCCTGAGCATCGCGAACTCGAACCTGGTGAAGTGCGCGATGTTCGGCAACGACCCGAACTGGGGGCGCATCGCCGCGGCGGTCGGGTACGCGCCGGTGAAGGTTCGCCCCGAGAAGCTCTCGATCTGGCTCGGGCCCCTGCGGGTAGTGCACCAGGGGACGCCGGCCGCGTTCGACCAGCAGGCGGCGCACGAGCTCCTCAAGCAGAGCGAGACGATCGAGGTGACGGTGAGCCTCGGGCTCGGCAAGGCCGAGTGGACCGTCTGGGGGAGCGACCTGACCTACGACTACGTGCGGATCAACGCGGAGTACCGCACGTAG
- a CDS encoding N-acetyl-gamma-glutamyl-phosphate reductase, translating to MKTRAAIVGATGYTGGELARLLLGHPGFELAGLYRLGSETAVSLAEAQPHLFGLTDLTCVAYDEAALRRSAQVVFFATPNGQAMKLAPALLEAGVKVIDLAADYRLHDVAAYRQWYKLEHASESWLARAIYGLPEVYREAVRKAELVANPGCYPTSAILALAPLLEARLVELSSLIVDSASGVSGAGRAHVTTSYLFSEVAGDYKAYGVAQHRHTPEIEQELSHLAGEAVQISFTPHLLPVSRGILTTAYATLVRPVSADELQGLYATRFAAEPFVRVRPSGTSPQLKQVVGSNFCDVSVTPDPRTGRVIALAAIDNLIKGAAGQAVQNANLMTGQDERAGLVTGALAP from the coding sequence ATGAAGACGCGCGCGGCGATCGTCGGCGCCACCGGCTACACGGGGGGAGAGCTCGCGCGGCTCCTGCTCGGCCACCCCGGCTTCGAGCTCGCGGGGCTCTACCGGCTGGGGAGCGAGACCGCCGTCTCGCTCGCCGAGGCGCAGCCGCACCTCTTCGGGCTGACCGACCTCACCTGCGTGGCCTACGACGAGGCGGCGCTCCGGCGGAGCGCGCAGGTCGTCTTCTTCGCCACACCGAACGGCCAGGCGATGAAGCTGGCTCCCGCGCTGCTCGAGGCGGGGGTGAAGGTCATCGACCTCGCGGCCGACTACCGTCTGCACGATGTCGCCGCCTACCGGCAGTGGTACAAGCTCGAGCACGCCTCGGAGAGCTGGCTCGCGCGCGCCATCTACGGCTTGCCGGAGGTCTACCGGGAGGCGGTGCGGAAGGCCGAGCTCGTGGCCAACCCGGGGTGCTATCCGACCTCCGCGATCCTGGCGCTCGCGCCGCTGCTCGAGGCGCGCCTCGTAGAGCTCTCGAGCCTGATCGTGGACAGCGCGAGCGGCGTCTCCGGCGCCGGGCGCGCGCACGTCACCACGAGCTACCTCTTCAGCGAGGTGGCGGGGGACTACAAGGCCTACGGCGTGGCGCAGCACCGCCATACCCCCGAGATCGAGCAGGAGCTCTCGCACCTCGCGGGCGAGGCCGTGCAGATCTCCTTCACCCCGCACCTCCTGCCGGTCAGCCGCGGCATTCTGACCACGGCCTACGCGACGCTCGTGCGGCCGGTCTCCGCCGACGAGCTCCAGGGGCTCTACGCCACGCGCTTCGCCGCGGAGCCCTTCGTGCGGGTGCGGCCGAGCGGCACGTCGCCGCAACTCAAGCAGGTGGTGGGGTCGAACTTCTGCGACGTCAGCGTGACCCCGGACCCGCGTACGGGGCGAGTGATCGCGCTCGCGGCGATCGACAACCTCATCAAGGGGGCGGCGGGGCAGGCGGTGCAGAACGCGAACCTGATGACCGGCCAGGACGAGCGAGCCGGACTCGTGACCGGGGCGCTCGCGCCGTAG